A single Leptolyngbya ohadii IS1 DNA region contains:
- a CDS encoding sensor histidine kinase yields the protein MRSSLRRTVLKPLASLSRRVPLRVILIIPFLLQIVAIVGVTGYLSYRNGQDAVRDLVSQLEREASDRTKQTLEAYLRIPQIVTEMNADNVRLGLLNIDDITSLEPYLWEQFQQFSNQPFNTVALADQRCLRSEGTVAQRSGLTFISIGTEKGNYIDIGYNANNQLEMAVRDVSKDKNLRVWTVNEWGRRTQVVNTIPDYDPRLRPWYQRAVDAGSLLWIDPYYTVTDNAPVISADRPFSDRRGNLLGVADATLSLAGIGQFLCDLKVGETGQIFIVEPNGNLIATSTGEKPFRLEGETKKPIDVQNSQDRLTRITANFLKQQYGKLANISRPQEFEFHENGRRRFVKVQPFPGVDYPGGGGVSQRRGGFRGLEWLVVVVIPEEEFMAKINANTRITILLCLVALLLAIALGIATSQWIARPILELSRAAEALAEGDWDREVDVKRSGELGTLAQAFNHMRQQLKQSHQQLAEYSQGLEQKNEQLESLEAELRRQLNLFLHAVSHDLRNPVLGTAMVLNNLSEQPGDDLKLPRKILSRMQESNQRQLELINSLIDSHAAEIWGIALHPEPIALRDLVNSALSDLYPLLEKERTILDDRISADLPPIKADPLQLSRVYQNLMANALKHNPPGLTITLTADLRSSWIHCTVGDNGIGIKPEQRDRLFDPYYRGSQKPKSVGLGLGLYLCRQIIEAHGGSIGVDSELGQGTVFWFTLPIA from the coding sequence ATGCGTTCGTCGCTTCGTCGTACTGTCCTGAAACCCCTTGCCAGCCTATCCAGACGGGTACCGCTGCGGGTCATCCTGATCATTCCGTTTTTGCTGCAAATTGTGGCGATCGTTGGCGTGACGGGCTATTTGTCCTATCGCAACGGGCAGGATGCGGTGCGGGATCTGGTCAGCCAGCTAGAGCGGGAGGCGAGCGATCGCACTAAACAAACCCTGGAGGCATACCTGCGGATTCCCCAGATTGTCACCGAGATGAATGCGGACAATGTGCGGCTGGGCTTGCTGAATATCGATGACATTACGAGCCTGGAACCCTATCTGTGGGAGCAGTTTCAGCAGTTTAGCAATCAGCCCTTCAACACGGTTGCTCTGGCTGACCAGCGGTGTCTGCGATCGGAGGGAACCGTGGCACAGCGCAGCGGACTCACCTTTATTTCGATTGGCACAGAAAAGGGCAACTATATCGACATTGGCTATAACGCGAACAATCAGCTTGAGATGGCAGTTCGCGATGTGAGCAAAGACAAAAATCTGCGGGTCTGGACAGTGAATGAGTGGGGAAGGCGGACACAGGTCGTCAACACCATACCGGATTACGATCCGCGTTTGCGTCCCTGGTATCAGCGGGCAGTCGATGCAGGTTCGCTGCTGTGGATTGACCCCTACTACACCGTTACGGATAATGCGCCTGTAATTTCAGCCGATCGCCCCTTCTCCGATCGCCGGGGAAATCTGCTGGGCGTCGCCGATGCCACCCTGAGCCTGGCAGGAATTGGGCAATTTCTCTGTGACCTTAAGGTGGGCGAAACCGGGCAAATTTTCATCGTAGAACCCAACGGAAATCTGATTGCCACCTCAACCGGAGAGAAACCTTTTCGACTGGAAGGGGAGACGAAGAAGCCGATCGACGTTCAGAACAGCCAGGATAGACTCACCCGCATCACTGCCAATTTTCTCAAGCAGCAGTACGGCAAACTGGCGAATATTTCCCGCCCTCAAGAGTTTGAGTTTCATGAGAACGGCAGGCGGCGATTTGTGAAAGTCCAGCCCTTTCCAGGCGTCGATTATCCCGGAGGGGGAGGGGTCTCGCAGCGGCGGGGCGGATTCCGGGGCTTGGAATGGCTTGTCGTCGTGGTCATTCCCGAAGAGGAATTCATGGCGAAAATTAACGCCAATACGCGGATTACGATTTTGCTGTGCCTGGTTGCGCTGCTGCTGGCGATCGCCCTGGGAATTGCTACCAGTCAGTGGATTGCCCGTCCGATTCTGGAGCTGAGCCGTGCCGCTGAAGCATTGGCAGAGGGAGATTGGGATCGGGAGGTAGATGTGAAGCGATCGGGTGAATTGGGGACGCTGGCACAGGCGTTTAACCATATGCGGCAGCAGTTGAAGCAGTCCCACCAGCAGCTTGCAGAATACTCGCAGGGATTAGAACAAAAGAACGAGCAGCTTGAATCCCTGGAAGCCGAACTGCGCCGCCAGCTCAACCTGTTTCTCCACGCCGTTTCCCACGATCTTCGCAATCCCGTACTGGGAACCGCAATGGTGCTGAACAACCTGAGCGAACAGCCCGGAGACGATCTGAAACTGCCGCGCAAAATCCTGAGCCGGATGCAGGAAAGCAATCAGCGCCAGCTGGAACTGATCAACTCCCTGATCGACAGTCACGCCGCCGAAATTTGGGGCATCGCCCTCCACCCAGAACCGATCGCCCTGCGGGATCTGGTCAACTCCGCCCTGTCCGACCTCTATCCCCTGCTGGAAAAGGAACGCACCATTCTCGACGATCGCATTTCCGCCGATCTGCCCCCGATCAAAGCCGATCCGCTTCAGCTGTCGCGAGTCTACCAAAACCTGATGGCAAATGCCCTCAAGCACAACCCTCCCGGACTCACCATCACCCTCACCGCCGATCTTCGCAGCTCCTGGATTCACTGCACCGTCGGCGACAACGGCATCGGCATCAAACCCGAACAGCGCGATCGCCTCTTCGACCCCTACTATCGCGGCAGCCAGAAACCCAAATCCGTCGGACTCGGACTCGGACTCTATCTCTGTCGCCAGATCATCGAAGCGCATGGAGGATCGATCGGCGTAGACAGTGAGCTAGGGCAGGGGACGGTGTTTTGGTTTACGTTGCCGATTGCATAA
- a CDS encoding Lrp/AsnC family transcriptional regulator has translation MELNEADSKILQQMMSQGRITWAELAHGLELSAPAAADRVRRLEEKGVIQGYTARINPEAIGCHLTAFVAVTLEHPRHREGFLQLVQQLTAIQECHHVTGDDDYLLKIRCRHTRDLEHLVSEQLKSLPGILRTRTTIVLSTVKETSDLPLYRETEVDNA, from the coding sequence ATGGAGCTAAACGAGGCGGATTCCAAAATTCTTCAGCAAATGATGTCTCAAGGTCGTATCACCTGGGCGGAGCTGGCACATGGGCTGGAACTTTCTGCTCCTGCGGCTGCCGATCGCGTACGGCGACTGGAGGAAAAGGGCGTGATTCAGGGCTACACTGCGCGGATTAATCCAGAGGCGATCGGCTGTCATCTCACGGCGTTTGTTGCCGTTACCCTGGAACATCCCCGCCATCGGGAAGGCTTTTTGCAGCTGGTGCAGCAGCTTACTGCAATTCAGGAATGCCACCACGTCACCGGCGACGACGATTACCTGCTCAAAATTCGCTGCCGCCACACCCGTGATCTGGAACATCTGGTCAGCGAGCAGCTAAAGTCCCTTCCCGGTATCCTGCGAACCCGCACCACGATCGTCCTTTCCACTGTTAAAGAAACCTCCGATTTACCCCTCTATCGAGAAACTGAGGTAGACAATGCTTAG
- a CDS encoding LysE family translocator has product MLSPAIDPNSLLRGLLIGFSIAAPVGPIGILSIRRTLTDGLLMGILTGLGAATADAIYGGIAGFGLTAISNVLIQQGFWLRVLGGLFLCYLGIRIFFSKPIFPSPSDEPAENQKRSLRAAAFGGSIKTLMGAYSSTVFLTLTNPATILSFTAVFAGLGLANSRNSYTEAIVLVLGVFLGSALWWLLLCGSVSLFRIRLNAKTLRWLNRISGLVLLTFGIIALSLRSQ; this is encoded by the coding sequence ATGCTTAGCCCTGCAATTGACCCTAATTCTTTACTGCGCGGACTGCTGATAGGCTTCTCGATCGCCGCCCCCGTGGGACCGATCGGCATCCTCAGTATCCGGCGCACCCTCACCGACGGTTTACTCATGGGTATCCTTACCGGACTGGGTGCAGCCACCGCAGACGCAATTTATGGCGGCATCGCCGGATTTGGACTCACCGCGATTTCCAACGTGCTGATTCAGCAGGGCTTTTGGCTCAGGGTTTTGGGCGGTCTATTTCTCTGCTATTTGGGTATCCGGATCTTTTTCAGCAAACCAATCTTCCCATCTCCCTCAGATGAGCCTGCGGAAAACCAGAAGCGATCGCTCCGCGCAGCCGCCTTCGGCGGATCGATCAAAACTCTCATGGGAGCTTATAGCTCAACCGTATTCCTCACCCTCACCAATCCCGCCACTATTCTCTCCTTTACCGCCGTCTTTGCCGGATTGGGACTCGCCAATAGCCGCAATAGCTATACAGAGGCGATCGTTTTGGTGCTGGGCGTATTCCTTGGCTCTGCCCTGTGGTGGCTGCTGCTCTGCGGCTCCGTCAGCCTGTTTCGGATACGCCTGAACGCCAAAACTCTGCGCTGGCTGAATCGAATTTCCGGTCTAGTCCTCCTAACCTTTGGCATAATTGCTCTGAGCTTACGGTCGCAATAA
- a CDS encoding LysE family transporter: protein MVALTFYLSPLPFDRHCCFLEFCQCRAIGLVLANSRNSYTEAIVLVLGVFLGSALWWLLLCGSVSLFRIRLNAKTLRWLNRISGLVLLTFGIIALSLRSQ, encoded by the coding sequence TTGGTTGCGCTGACCTTCTACCTGTCGCCGCTGCCGTTCGATCGCCATTGCTGCTTTCTGGAGTTCTGCCAGTGCCGTGCGATCGGATTGGTACTCGCCAATAGCCGCAATAGCTATACAGAGGCGATCGTTTTGGTGCTGGGCGTATTCCTTGGCTCTGCCCTGTGGTGGCTGCTGCTCTGCGGCTCCGTCAGCCTGTTTCGGATACGCCTGAACGCCAAAACTCTGCGCTGGCTGAATCGAATTTCCGGTCTAGTCCTCCTAACCTTTGGCATAATTGCTCTGAGCTTACGGTCGCAATAA
- a CDS encoding peptidoglycan DD-metalloendopeptidase family protein: MAIERQRRQVEGQRNQVALLTQELQAQKTEYQAQAASQQELINRLRQDRQALEAAEEQLAKAEKGYQGKQSATVARLKFLQRQQGSRGWALLLDSENLNEFLDRRYQLQRVYQSDRTALAELQKAAMAIERQRRQVEGQRNQVALLTQELQAQKTEYQAQAASQQELINRLRQDRQALEAAEEQLARDSRNLAILIQRLAGGDRSRPAIIGTGQMGYPSIGEITSSFGYRIHPILGYKRFHAGIDFGADTGSPIYAADSGVVLFAGWYGGYGQSVIIDHGNSLTTLYAHASELYVSEGQSIQQGQVIAAIGSTGLSTGPHLHFEVRQNGEPVDPLNYL, from the coding sequence ATGGCGATCGAACGGCAGCGGCGACAGGTAGAAGGTCAGCGCAACCAAGTCGCTCTCTTAACGCAGGAACTCCAGGCACAAAAGACAGAGTATCAGGCGCAGGCAGCCTCCCAGCAGGAACTCATCAACCGACTGCGGCAGGATCGACAGGCACTCGAAGCGGCAGAGGAACAGCTTGCCAAAGCCGAGAAAGGCTACCAGGGCAAACAGTCGGCAACGGTGGCACGGCTCAAATTTTTGCAGCGGCAGCAGGGAAGCCGGGGCTGGGCACTCTTGCTGGACAGCGAGAATTTGAATGAGTTTCTCGATCGGCGCTATCAGCTTCAGCGGGTGTACCAATCCGATCGCACGGCACTGGCAGAACTCCAGAAAGCAGCAATGGCGATCGAACGGCAGCGGCGACAGGTAGAAGGTCAGCGCAACCAAGTCGCTCTCTTAACGCAGGAACTCCAGGCACAAAAGACAGAGTATCAGGCGCAGGCAGCCTCCCAGCAGGAACTCATCAACCGACTGCGGCAGGATCGACAGGCACTCGAAGCGGCAGAGGAACAGCTTGCCAGGGATTCGCGCAATTTGGCAATTTTGATTCAGCGGCTTGCTGGGGGCGATCGGTCTCGTCCGGCAATCATCGGCACCGGGCAAATGGGCTATCCCAGCATTGGGGAAATTACCAGCAGCTTTGGCTACCGAATTCACCCCATTCTCGGCTACAAGCGGTTCCACGCAGGCATCGACTTTGGCGCAGATACGGGCAGTCCGATCTATGCCGCAGATTCGGGGGTTGTCCTCTTTGCCGGATGGTATGGCGGCTATGGTCAATCCGTCATCATTGATCACGGCAACAGCCTCACCACCCTCTATGCCCACGCCAGCGAACTCTATGTCTCCGAAGGGCAGTCCATCCAGCAGGGACAGGTGATTGCGGCGATCGGCTCTACGGGACTTTCCACCGGACCCCATCTGCATTTTGAGGTGCGGCAAAACGGCGAACCTGTTGATCCCTTGAATTACCTGTAA
- a CDS encoding helix-turn-helix domain-containing protein translates to MAAKLSIDFAQEQEQGYERVFARRPLLTNLSLSWNGIYFAYDYMPPGETPEVSAKQHCIAIFANPSAIRAERRLDGKFRQEDVQEGDMVITPADVSCATRWHGSGGVILLGVEPSRFAQAGYEFLDPDRVELAPRFATSDPLTYQLGRSIKQAIEQDAVGNCLYAETLANTLIVHVLQHYATRPLRLQDRIDRLPHAQLQQVIDYIYAHLDQNLSLAQLAVVAGMSPHYFAQRFKQSMGMSPHQFVIRCRVERAKQLLQQGRSIAETALLVGFVDQSHLNRHFKRWFGITPKMLR, encoded by the coding sequence ATGGCAGCAAAATTATCGATCGATTTTGCCCAGGAGCAGGAGCAGGGCTACGAGCGCGTTTTTGCCAGGCGACCGCTGCTCACTAATCTGTCGCTGAGCTGGAACGGCATCTATTTTGCCTACGATTACATGCCACCCGGAGAAACGCCGGAAGTTTCTGCGAAGCAGCACTGTATCGCCATTTTTGCCAACCCCAGTGCAATTCGGGCAGAGCGACGGCTCGACGGAAAGTTTCGCCAGGAAGATGTGCAGGAAGGCGATATGGTGATTACGCCTGCGGACGTGAGCTGTGCAACCCGATGGCATGGGTCAGGCGGCGTGATTTTGCTGGGGGTCGAGCCATCCCGCTTTGCCCAGGCGGGCTATGAGTTTTTAGACCCCGATCGCGTTGAATTGGCTCCCCGCTTCGCCACTTCCGATCCGTTGACCTATCAACTGGGACGATCGATTAAGCAAGCCATTGAGCAGGACGCAGTCGGCAATTGCCTCTATGCCGAAACGCTGGCAAACACGCTGATAGTCCATGTGCTTCAGCACTACGCAACTCGTCCTCTGAGACTGCAAGACCGGATTGATCGCCTCCCCCACGCTCAGCTCCAGCAGGTAATCGACTATATTTATGCCCATCTAGACCAGAATCTCAGTCTGGCTCAGTTAGCGGTCGTGGCTGGCATGAGTCCCCATTACTTTGCCCAGCGATTTAAGCAATCTATGGGCATGAGTCCGCATCAGTTTGTGATTCGTTGTCGGGTGGAGCGAGCCAAACAGCTTTTGCAGCAGGGACGATCGATCGCTGAAACGGCTCTCCTGGTCGGATTTGTTGACCAGAGCCATCTAAATCGCCACTTCAAACGCTGGTTTGGCATTACGCCGAAAATGCTGCGCTAG
- the nuoH gene encoding NADH-quinone oxidoreductase subunit NuoH, producing MESIDFQTSFIDLLHSFGIPTGAAKVLWMPIPMILIITFATLFALVTTWMERKVSAAAQQRIGPEFMGPFGVLVPIADVLKLLTKENIIAGSIDRWLFTLAPLLVFVPVFLSYLIVPFGQTIVITNLGIGIFLWVALSSIAPIGLLMAGYSSNNKYSLLGGLRAAAQSISYEVPLALSVLAVVMMSNSLSTIDIVQQQSGYGILGWNLWRQPIGLLIFWIAALAECERLPFDLPEAEEELVAGHQTEYTGVRFMLFYGTSYTQLVLSGLLFAVLYLGGWEFPVSVDAIVRWFNIPPSAPVQILLAALGIVTTLFKAYLMVFLAVLIRWTVPRVRIDQILDLGWKFMLPISLVNLIATAGLKLAFPAAFGG from the coding sequence ATGGAATCGATCGACTTTCAGACCAGTTTCATTGACTTACTCCACAGCTTCGGCATTCCCACAGGGGCAGCAAAAGTTCTCTGGATGCCGATTCCCATGATTCTGATCATCACATTTGCCACTCTCTTTGCCCTGGTGACAACCTGGATGGAGCGCAAGGTTTCGGCGGCAGCGCAGCAGCGCATTGGTCCGGAGTTTATGGGTCCGTTTGGTGTTTTGGTTCCGATCGCCGATGTCCTGAAACTGCTCACGAAGGAAAATATCATTGCCGGCAGCATCGATCGCTGGCTGTTCACGCTGGCTCCCCTGCTGGTCTTTGTGCCCGTGTTTTTGTCCTACCTGATCGTGCCGTTTGGACAAACGATCGTCATTACGAATCTGGGCATCGGCATCTTTCTCTGGGTTGCCCTATCGAGCATTGCGCCGATCGGTCTGTTGATGGCAGGCTATTCCTCAAACAACAAATACTCCCTGCTGGGCGGGTTGCGGGCTGCGGCTCAGTCGATTAGCTACGAAGTTCCCCTCGCTCTGTCTGTCCTGGCAGTGGTAATGATGTCAAATTCGCTCAGCACGATCGATATTGTGCAGCAGCAGTCGGGCTATGGAATTTTGGGCTGGAATCTCTGGCGACAGCCGATCGGCTTACTGATTTTTTGGATCGCGGCACTGGCAGAATGCGAACGGCTCCCTTTTGATCTGCCTGAAGCCGAAGAAGAACTCGTCGCCGGACACCAGACCGAATACACAGGCGTCCGCTTCATGCTGTTTTACGGCACGTCCTACACCCAGTTGGTGTTGTCCGGTCTGCTGTTTGCAGTCCTGTATCTGGGGGGCTGGGAGTTTCCAGTTTCGGTGGATGCGATCGTCCGATGGTTCAACATTCCACCCTCTGCGCCAGTCCAGATTTTGCTGGCAGCGCTGGGCATTGTGACGACGCTCTTCAAGGCTTATCTGATGGTGTTTCTGGCAGTTCTGATTCGCTGGACGGTTCCGCGCGTCCGCATTGACCAGATTCTAGACCTGGGCTGGAAGTTTATGCTGCCGATTTCTCTGGTGAATCTCATTGCCACGGCTGGATTGAAACTCGCTTTTCCTGCCGCCTTTGGTGGCTAA
- a CDS encoding ParB N-terminal domain-containing protein: MRIQDIPLREIRRPLFRQNDQEKVRALMESIAEIGLQEPIDVLEVDGQYYGFSGCHRYEACTKLGHETIRCRVRRAPKSVLKAHLA, from the coding sequence ATGCGAATCCAAGATATCCCTCTCCGCGAAATTCGCCGTCCCCTCTTTCGGCAGAACGATCAAGAGAAAGTGAGAGCTTTGATGGAATCGATCGCCGAAATTGGCTTGCAGGAGCCGATCGATGTCCTGGAAGTAGACGGGCAATACTACGGCTTTTCCGGCTGTCATCGCTATGAAGCCTGCACGAAGCTGGGACACGAAACGATTCGCTGTCGGGTTCGCCGCGCTCCCAAATCGGTGCTAAAAGCGCACCTGGCTTAG
- the psb35 gene encoding photosystem II assembly protein Psb35: MTVLLQAAAEAIDKQPHFPFAFTAVYIVGFVAAVTIGSIAWYNSKRPPGWEDKQRPDVVPEVDASDPKV, encoded by the coding sequence ATGACTGTGCTACTCCAAGCCGCAGCCGAAGCAATAGATAAGCAACCTCATTTTCCGTTTGCCTTCACGGCAGTTTATATTGTGGGCTTTGTCGCAGCGGTGACGATTGGTTCGATCGCCTGGTACAACTCGAAGCGTCCGCCGGGTTGGGAAGATAAGCAGCGTCCGGATGTGGTTCCCGAAGTGGATGCCAGCGATCCGAAGGTTTAA
- a CDS encoding transglycosylase domain-containing protein, with the protein MTDFFTKLKMLSNRQPKSHESQQQRKLLPLTPLNILTGQANQAEQPIDPLLPETGETGGHKPQPPRSRRPRPLYQRWWAWGVVGLGLGLAGTGLAARETIVGIQKQLPNTAEALTYVRNGTLTIKAADGSVLQQIGPATRDKVTLSEMPDRLKQAFIASEDRDFYKHDGLDYQAIARAAYANFTAGEVVEGGSTITQQLARIVFLGQERSMGRKLREAMLAHKMEDELQKDQILERYLNLVYLGSGAYGVADAAWIFFSKPVEKLTLGEMAMIAGMAPAPSVYSPLVNPDIAQQRRDIVLQRMVDAGFITASDRDQAMANPIAVKPSSPKYVSSPAPYFTSYIQQQLPNLVSKEELEAGGLTVETTLNPKWQKEAQETVNRAIENYGPPEGFEQAALVAVDPRNGQIKALVGGNDFGKSQFNRATQAQRQPGSTFKTFVYSTAIAAGFSPYKSYMDGKYIVDGYEPRNYNKKYRGWVSVRDALISSLNIVAVKVLVDVGFDPVVEMAKKMGIQSNLLPAYSLALGSSEVNLLELTSAYGTLANKGNHVEAHGVTRIYNRFGKLIYEAKMKPERAIDADSAAIMTWLLEGVVNSGTGGNAALGDRAVAGKTGTSEKRRDLWFVGYIPQLVTGVWMGNDDSSPTYGASSTAALTWYNFMSKLTDDMKPEDFPEVPQLDGREGTIKAKPVNPRRVVARDAVSGQRDDSEGSRSERSWSDSGESSWREEPSYSEPSYSEPSYSEPSYSEPAYSEPAAEAPIDPAPAEPAAPEPPPPIDTAPPPPPEPAPIEAPPPVVVPTEPAPPPPEPAASP; encoded by the coding sequence GTGACAGACTTTTTCACCAAACTTAAAATGCTGTCGAATCGACAGCCAAAATCCCACGAGTCTCAGCAGCAGCGGAAACTCCTTCCCCTGACGCCGCTCAACATTCTGACGGGGCAGGCAAACCAGGCTGAGCAGCCGATCGATCCTCTACTACCCGAAACGGGTGAGACAGGCGGGCATAAGCCCCAACCTCCCAGATCGCGTCGTCCTCGTCCGCTCTATCAACGGTGGTGGGCTTGGGGTGTGGTTGGGCTGGGTCTAGGGTTGGCAGGCACCGGACTTGCCGCCAGAGAGACGATCGTGGGCATCCAGAAGCAGTTACCCAACACTGCCGAAGCGTTGACCTATGTGAGAAACGGGACGCTGACAATTAAAGCTGCCGATGGTTCGGTGCTTCAGCAAATTGGACCTGCGACTCGCGATAAAGTCACCCTGAGCGAAATGCCCGATCGCCTCAAGCAGGCATTCATCGCATCCGAGGATCGGGATTTTTACAAGCACGACGGGCTGGACTATCAGGCGATCGCCCGTGCAGCATATGCCAACTTTACCGCAGGAGAAGTGGTTGAGGGCGGCAGTACCATTACCCAGCAGCTTGCCCGGATTGTGTTCCTGGGGCAGGAGCGCAGCATGGGACGGAAACTGCGCGAGGCGATGCTGGCGCACAAAATGGAGGATGAACTCCAGAAAGACCAGATCCTCGAACGCTACCTGAATCTGGTGTACCTGGGGTCGGGTGCCTATGGCGTGGCGGACGCCGCCTGGATTTTCTTTAGTAAGCCCGTGGAGAAACTGACCCTGGGCGAAATGGCGATGATTGCGGGAATGGCTCCGGCTCCTAGCGTTTACTCGCCTCTGGTGAACCCCGATATTGCCCAGCAGCGGCGCGATATTGTGCTTCAGCGCATGGTGGATGCCGGGTTCATTACCGCCTCCGATCGCGATCAGGCAATGGCAAATCCGATCGCCGTAAAGCCCAGCAGCCCGAAGTACGTCAGCAGTCCAGCACCCTACTTCACGTCCTATATTCAGCAGCAGTTACCCAATCTGGTCTCCAAAGAAGAACTGGAGGCAGGGGGACTGACCGTTGAAACGACGCTAAATCCAAAGTGGCAGAAGGAAGCGCAGGAGACAGTCAACCGGGCGATCGAGAATTATGGTCCGCCGGAGGGCTTTGAGCAGGCAGCTCTGGTAGCGGTTGATCCGCGCAACGGGCAAATCAAGGCACTGGTAGGCGGCAACGACTTTGGCAAGAGCCAGTTTAACCGCGCAACCCAGGCACAGCGCCAGCCCGGTTCGACGTTTAAGACCTTTGTGTACTCCACGGCGATCGCGGCTGGATTTTCGCCCTACAAGTCCTACATGGACGGCAAATACATTGTGGACGGCTACGAGCCACGCAACTACAACAAGAAATATCGCGGCTGGGTGTCCGTGCGGGATGCCCTGATTTCGTCGCTCAACATTGTTGCCGTCAAGGTGCTGGTGGACGTGGGCTTTGACCCGGTGGTCGAAATGGCGAAGAAGATGGGCATCCAGTCCAATCTGCTGCCCGCCTACTCCCTGGCTCTGGGCAGTTCGGAGGTCAACCTGCTGGAGCTAACCAGCGCCTACGGAACCCTGGCGAACAAGGGCAATCACGTCGAGGCACATGGCGTTACCCGCATCTATAACCGCTTCGGCAAGCTGATCTACGAAGCCAAAATGAAGCCGGAACGGGCGATCGACGCTGACAGTGCGGCAATCATGACCTGGCTTCTGGAAGGCGTGGTGAATAGCGGGACGGGTGGTAATGCAGCGCTGGGCGATCGAGCCGTCGCCGGAAAGACCGGAACCTCGGAAAAGCGTCGCGACCTGTGGTTTGTGGGCTATATTCCCCAGCTTGTCACGGGGGTTTGGATGGGCAACGACGACAGCAGCCCCACCTATGGAGCCAGCAGCACTGCGGCGCTAACCTGGTATAACTTCATGTCGAAGCTAACAGACGACATGAAGCCAGAGGATTTCCCGGAGGTGCCCCAACTGGATGGACGAGAAGGCACGATTAAGGCGAAGCCTGTGAACCCGCGCCGGGTGGTTGCCAGAGATGCGGTTAGCGGTCAGCGGGATGATAGCGAAGGGTCGCGCAGTGAAAGATCCTGGAGTGATTCGGGCGAAAGCTCCTGGCGAGAAGAACCCAGCTACAGCGAACCCAGCTACTCCGAACCCAGCTACTCCGAACCCAGCTACTCCGAACCCGCCTACAGCGAACCTGCTGCTGAAGCTCCGATCGATCCAGCTCCGGCTGAACCTGCTGCGCCTGAGCCACCGCCGCCGATCGACACTGCTCCTCCGCCCCCTCCCGAACCTGCACCGATCGAGGCTCCCCCGCCCGTTGTGGTTCCGACTGAACCCGCTCCCCCACCTCCTGAGCCTGCCGCTAGCCCCTAA
- the chlG gene encoding chlorophyll synthase ChlG, with protein sequence MTESQTSPPDISSKTPSETSSETSNASAKARQLLGMKGAQPGETSIWKIRLQLMKPITWIPLIWGVVCGAASSGHYTWTLENFLISAAAMLLSGPMLTGYTQTLNDYYDREIDAINEPYRPIPSGAISIPQVVTQILVLLAGGIGIAYLLDRWAGHSFPTITALAIGGSFLAYIYSAPPLKLKQNGWLGNYALGASYIALPWWTGHALFGDLNWTIVALTLFYSLSGLGIAIVNDFKSVEGDRQLGLKSLPVMFGITTAAWICVLMIDVFQSGVAAYLMSIGQNLYAVLLILLIVPQITFQDMYFLRDPLKNDVKYQASAQPFLVLGMLVTALALGHAGV encoded by the coding sequence ATGACCGAGTCACAGACCTCTCCGCCCGATATTTCATCTAAAACCCCATCTGAAACCTCATCCGAAACCAGTAACGCCAGCGCCAAAGCTCGTCAGCTCCTTGGCATGAAAGGCGCGCAGCCCGGAGAAACCTCGATCTGGAAGATTCGGCTCCAGTTGATGAAGCCCATTACCTGGATTCCGCTGATCTGGGGCGTGGTGTGTGGGGCAGCTTCCTCGGGGCATTACACCTGGACGCTGGAAAATTTCTTGATTTCCGCTGCTGCGATGCTGCTCTCCGGTCCAATGCTCACCGGATACACCCAAACGCTCAATGACTATTACGATCGCGAAATCGATGCGATTAACGAACCCTATCGCCCCATTCCCTCTGGCGCAATTTCTATCCCCCAGGTTGTCACCCAAATTTTAGTGCTGCTGGCAGGCGGAATTGGTATTGCTTACCTGCTCGATCGCTGGGCGGGTCATTCCTTCCCCACCATTACAGCGCTGGCGATCGGCGGATCGTTCCTGGCTTATATCTATTCCGCGCCGCCCCTGAAGCTGAAGCAAAACGGCTGGCTGGGGAACTATGCGCTGGGCGCGAGCTATATTGCGCTGCCCTGGTGGACGGGTCATGCTCTGTTTGGCGATTTGAACTGGACGATCGTGGCACTGACGCTGTTCTATAGCCTGTCCGGGTTAGGAATCGCAATTGTCAACGACTTTAAGAGCGTGGAGGGCGATCGTCAGCTGGGCTTAAAATCCCTGCCCGTGATGTTTGGCATTACGACTGCCGCCTGGATTTGTGTGCTGATGATCGATGTCTTTCAGTCTGGCGTTGCCGCTTACCTGATGTCGATCGGGCAAAACTTATATGCGGTCTTGCTGATTCTGCTGATTGTTCCGCAAATCACCTTCCAGGATATGTATTTCCTGAGAGATCCGCTGAAAAACGATGTGAAATATCAGGCGAGCGCGCAGCCCTTCCTGGTGCTGGGAATGCTGGTTACTGCGCTGGCACTGGGTCATGCAGGCGTGTAG